The Aedes albopictus strain Foshan chromosome 1, AalbF5, whole genome shotgun sequence genomic interval tAAGAGGATCCATGGAGTTATATTTTAGGTATCCTTAAATAAATCTttaggagagatttctgaagaaattattcatGAAAAAGTTGTAAGTTTACCAGAAAAACATCATTGAAGGAATACGTGATGGATCCGTTGAAGAAATTTGTTAAGAATAACTTAAAGAAAAccttgatggaatctctggatggattctgagacagtttcaAAACTTTCTTAAAATCATAATAATGAGATCTATTTTATCAACTAATCTTCATAATATGAATGAGTTAAACTTTCTGTGCAAATTTGCTGTAGACACGAACTTGGTGGTTCGTAATTTAAAACATGTCACAAATTGTGTATTTTCCAAGCACAATGGATAGCGCCATGCAGCGGTAaaattacgcactaaacactTCCTAAAAATGTTCATTTGTTATACATTGCATTTTCAAAACTCAAACTGAGTTGATACAAAGATGATCAaattgcattttattattttgtttaatttatttaaatttaaatataaaTATGATATTTATAAACCAATCTCGTTTTCAGACCAATTCCCTAATCAGCCATTGATATAATGATGTTATGTGTTTGTTGTGTACAACTAGGAAATCAGTATTATCAGAGCTCAATGCAATCTTACATCCGTAACAATCTCCAGTTGATTCTTCAAGTTCGTTATCACTTCATCCGATATCCTATTATAATTTTCGGGATCAAAACCTCCGTCACCGTTGCCGCCTGTCCCATCCCCACTCGCACCACCAAACGCTTGATTGCTCTGAATTAATCGGCTCAAATCCGCCCTAATAGAGTCGTGTTCTGTCCGGTAGCACTGAATCTCTTGCTGGATACAGCGATACAGCTCATCAATGCTGCTAATCGGATTGGATTGCACTGGAATCACTGGGTCAGTTTGGGTCACCGCACCATCGTTATTGTCACCACGTTGATGCCGATTGGACATCACCAAGAACCAGGAAACACTTAAATGACCGACCTACTGGGGGGCACGGAATGCTAAACTAGAGTGAAGCCGGAGTGAAGGGAAGAACATCACCGCTTGCAGCCGATgtggtttgtttttgttttcgagcGCGCTTGGCGCGCCATGGTAACCATTGCGGTGACGGTGGCGGCGCTTGGTTGGTTACGCTCCGTTGCTACCAACGACACGTGCTTTAGTACGCGCGCCAACAACAATCACCCCAATCACCCCTTTTCTCATATCCCAGGAGGATCCTGCCTGACACCAGCACAGCGCCAGGCTGACTCGCACAAACTTACCAGTCCTGTTGGAAACCACCCAACCGAGAGATGCCGATTTTTACGAAAAAGTTCGCACCGAAAGTGGCTCCCCCGCGTACGACAAGGCTCAACATTGGCTGCCCGCCGCACCAGGAAGACCTGGACGAGTTCCGCAACATTCGGCTGAACCTGCTGGATAAGCAACTGTGCTTCGTCGATGGGGTTTGGATGAGTGCCGCTGCAGCCGGGACAGCTCCCGTTGCTGGTTCCTCGGGGATGGCGGCTTTGTCTGCCTCGACCACCGCCATCGACGATCTGCTGCGTATGAAACGACGCATCAAAACGCTCGAACAGGAGAACAATCTGTACCAGGTGAAGTTGGACGTGCTGCTGGATCTGCTGACGGAGAACGTAATCGAACTGAGCGCGGTAAAAGGTCAATAAAGTGCTGCTCGGGTGGCAGGTGGAAAGTTGAGTTTGTTGTTTGTTTCTTTTCCCTTGTTGTTTCCTTTGCCGGGAAGTTGTAGCTTGTGAGTTATTTAAGTGGTTGATTTAAGTGGTGAAGTCAAGGATAATGCTTGGTGTATGTGTTTCGATAGGATTTTTCTACAGAAGGTGGAATTGAAGGAACTGATTCTATTTTTGGAAGGAGGAatccagaaattggtcacagCAATGATCGCTTCTATTGATTTCTAAAGAGTTCGAACATCATCAAGAAACAAAACACAGTGTCCATTGAGTTGATCTTTTCTCGACATCTCTCAAAGATGCTAAGAGATGAGACGCGAGAGATAAGAAATGAGAGATCagtgatgagagatgatgatgagagatgagagatcagtggaagaaatgagagatgagagttgaGAGTTGAGAAATGAGATGTGAGAAATTAGAGATGAGAGAAAAGAGATAAGAAATCAGATTTGTGATATAAGAAGTAAGAAATGAGAGATAAGAGTTGAAAGGCGAGAGGTGAGATAtaggagatgagagataagaattGAGAGGTTAGAGATGAGTAATGGAAAATAAGAGATAAGGGATGAGACATGGGAGATGAGAGTTGAGAgaggagagatgagagatgagagatgagagatgagagatgagagatgagagatgagagatgagagatgagaaat includes:
- the LOC109423569 gene encoding protein chibby homolog 1, which produces MPIFTKKFAPKVAPPRTTRLNIGCPPHQEDLDEFRNIRLNLLDKQLCFVDGVWMSAAAAGTAPVAGSSGMAALSASTTAIDDLLRMKRRIKTLEQENNLYQVKLDVLLDLLTENVIELSAVKGQ